A genomic window from Lotus japonicus ecotype B-129 chromosome 1, LjGifu_v1.2 includes:
- the LOC130728899 gene encoding F-box/FBD/LRR-repeat protein At4g26340-like, protein MANDRISTLPDEALYHILSFLPTQMAAATSILSKRWTPLWLSVPSLFFDDQSYLRNHKPYLYFTKFIYATILDRDVPIRMFRLQCEASSSDLSGSDLKIWIKAAIQRGLENLYILLPPIPNVFRPNLSSCIFCCKTLVVLKLVGLNVDEFSSVDLPSLKTLHFHNVVFQEPHYFLDLLAGCPILEYMHLTHVYYIYADAVDYIPSDRNFGSLSKLVRAEIHSIDFDTFVESLGIDKYLEDIPIFPSLTHLELMWWGCKMNWPLVLSMLKQCPMLQNFVLNMETSTDFDDVVWISPPVVPECLSSQLRKCSMTNYEGTKSELNFAEYVMQNSRALQTMTISTRCSSELMVDKLELFEKLSSCPRSSRICELSFT, encoded by the exons ATGGCCAATGACAGGATTAGCACGTTACCAGATGAAGCCCTTTATCacattctctcttttcttccaaCTCAAATGGCTGCAGCCACAAGTATTCTTTCAAAGAGGTGGACGCCACTGTGGCTCTCAGTTCCTTCTCTCTTCTTTGACGACCAAAGCTACCTCCGTAACCACAAACCCTATCTATATTTCACAAAATTCATATATGCAACCATTCTCGACAGAGATGTGCCCATTAGAATGTTTCGTTTGCAATGTGAGGCTTCTAGTTCCGATCTTTCTGGTTCCGATCTCAAAATATGGATCAAAGCTGCAATACAACGTGGACTTGAGAACCTCTACATCCTGCTGCCCCCTATACCTAATGTTTTTCGACCGAACTTGAGCAGCTGCATTTTCTGCTGCAAAACTCTTGTTGTTCTCAAGTTGGTAGGGTTAAATGTGGATGAATTTTCTTCTGTTGACCTTCCTTCACTCAAAACTCTGCATTTTCACAATGTTGTGTTTCAAGAACCGCATTATTTTTTGGATCTTCTTGCTGGGTGTCCAATTCTTGAGTATATGCATCTGACGCATGTATACTATATCTATGCCGATGCTGTTGATTATATTCCTAGTGACAGGAACTTTGGAAGCTTATCTAAGTTGGTCAGGGCAGAAATACATAGCATTGATTTTGATACTTTTGTAGAATCTCTTGGCATTGACAAG TACCTGGAAGACATTCCAATTTTTCCCAGTTTAACTCATCTGGAGCTTATGTGGTGGGGATGTAAAATGAATTGGCCTTTGGTGCTTTCAATGCTCAAGCAGTGCCCTATGCTTCAAAACTTTGTCCTTAATATGGAGACAAGTACTGATTTTGATGATGTGGTTTGGATTTCACCCCCAGTTGTCCCTGAATGCCTTTCTTCACAGCTTAGGAAATGTTCCATGACAAATTATGAAGGCACGAAAAGTGAGCTCAATTTTGCAGAATATGTTATGCAGAATTCAAGAGCTTTACAGACGATGACAATAAGCACCCGGTGTTCCTCAGAATTAATGGTCGACAAGCTTGAACTGTTT